A stretch of Paludisphaera borealis DNA encodes these proteins:
- a CDS encoding class I SAM-dependent methyltransferase yields MMDAKRQNQLIVEQFSVQAAPFAKLAAHSTEDSLRLAREAVELDESDTVLDVACGPGIVACDFARHARRVAGIDLTPAMIEQAQTLQAAKGLSNLEWRVGDVVELPFDSSSFSVVFTRYSFHHMLEPDRVLAEMARVAKPGGRVAVVDVYSSGPEQAAAYDHAEKLRDPSHVRALGLGELAGLFEKAGLEDVKVSFYGVDVDLDELLGSSAPEPGAADEVRRIFREDVGVDRLGVNARWADGSLQFTFPIAVLVGRKAEA; encoded by the coding sequence ATGATGGACGCAAAACGTCAAAATCAGTTGATCGTCGAGCAGTTTTCGGTTCAGGCGGCGCCGTTCGCGAAGCTCGCGGCTCACTCGACGGAGGACTCGCTGCGGCTGGCGCGCGAGGCGGTCGAACTCGACGAGTCCGATACGGTCCTCGACGTCGCCTGTGGACCTGGGATCGTCGCCTGCGACTTCGCCCGCCACGCCAGGCGGGTCGCGGGGATCGACCTGACCCCCGCCATGATCGAACAGGCCCAGACGCTCCAGGCGGCGAAGGGACTCTCGAACCTCGAATGGCGCGTCGGCGACGTCGTGGAACTGCCGTTCGATTCGTCGTCGTTCTCGGTCGTCTTCACGCGCTATTCGTTCCATCATATGCTCGAACCCGACCGCGTCCTCGCCGAGATGGCGCGCGTGGCCAAGCCCGGAGGACGCGTCGCGGTGGTCGACGTCTATTCGAGCGGGCCCGAACAGGCCGCCGCCTATGATCACGCCGAGAAGCTCCGCGACCCCTCCCACGTCCGGGCCCTGGGCCTCGGCGAGCTGGCCGGGCTGTTCGAGAAGGCCGGGCTCGAAGACGTGAAGGTCAGTTTTTATGGAGTGGACGTGGATCTGGACGAACTGCTCGGGTCGTCGGCTCCCGAGCCGGGGGCGGCCGACGAGGTCCGGCGGATCTTCCGTGAGGACGTCGGCGTCGATCGGCTGGGGGTGAACGCCCGATGGGCCGACGGTTCGCTCCAGTTCACGTTCCCGATCGCCGTCCTCGTAGGACGAAAGGCCGAGGCTTAA
- a CDS encoding NAD(P)/FAD-dependent oxidoreductase: MSKSVLVIGGGVVGTSCAYFLSKAGWRVTVIDRGTIGGGSSAANCGFVCPSHVLPLAEPGMVAKGLASLLQKYSPLKIKLRPDPALWSWLIHFALRCNERDMLASARGIQPLLDASLALYHELVATENLDCEWESRGLFFVYKSKAELDAYAPTDRLLADSFHCAAKRYDGDAVLELEPALKPGLAGGWYYHEDAHLRPDKLMRSWRERLEASGVTFREHCGFKGFRRLAGRASAVDTDQGELSADAFVIAAGAWTPQLNDHLGCKIPIQPGKGYSLTMPRPSICPNVPMIFPETRVAVTPFHTGYRLGSMMEFAGYDESIHPSRLQLLRDGAAPFLREPTAEPVERTWFGWRPMTWDGLPIIDRTPALNNVVVAAGHNMLGLSMAPATGRLVAEILGEQAPFLDVAPYRVGRF; the protein is encoded by the coding sequence ATGAGCAAGAGCGTGCTAGTGATCGGCGGCGGGGTCGTCGGGACCTCGTGCGCCTACTTCCTGTCGAAGGCGGGCTGGCGGGTCACGGTGATCGACCGTGGGACGATCGGCGGCGGCAGCTCGGCGGCCAATTGCGGGTTCGTCTGCCCGAGCCACGTCCTCCCGCTGGCCGAGCCCGGCATGGTCGCCAAGGGGCTCGCGTCGCTCCTCCAGAAGTACTCCCCCTTGAAGATCAAGCTCCGGCCCGACCCGGCGCTCTGGTCCTGGCTGATCCACTTCGCCCTCCGCTGCAACGAGCGCGACATGCTGGCCTCGGCTCGCGGCATCCAGCCGTTGTTGGACGCCTCGCTGGCCCTCTACCACGAGCTGGTGGCGACCGAGAATCTCGACTGCGAGTGGGAATCGCGCGGGCTCTTTTTCGTCTACAAGTCGAAGGCCGAACTCGACGCCTACGCCCCGACCGACCGCCTCCTCGCCGACTCGTTCCACTGCGCCGCGAAGCGGTACGACGGCGACGCCGTGCTCGAACTGGAACCGGCGCTGAAGCCGGGGTTGGCGGGAGGCTGGTATTACCATGAAGACGCTCACCTGCGGCCGGACAAGCTGATGCGATCGTGGCGGGAACGGCTCGAAGCATCGGGCGTGACCTTCCGCGAGCATTGCGGTTTCAAGGGTTTTCGACGCCTCGCCGGTCGGGCCTCGGCCGTCGACACCGATCAGGGCGAATTATCCGCTGATGCGTTCGTGATCGCCGCCGGCGCCTGGACGCCCCAGCTCAACGACCACCTGGGCTGCAAGATCCCGATCCAGCCCGGCAAGGGTTACAGCCTGACGATGCCCCGGCCGTCGATCTGCCCGAACGTGCCGATGATCTTCCCCGAGACCCGCGTCGCCGTCACGCCGTTCCACACCGGCTACCGGCTCGGGTCGATGATGGAGTTCGCCGGCTACGACGAGTCGATCCACCCGAGCCGGCTCCAGCTCCTCCGCGACGGCGCCGCCCCGTTCCTCCGCGAGCCTACAGCCGAACCGGTCGAGCGGACCTGGTTCGGCTGGCGGCCGATGACCTGGGACGGCCTGCCGATCATCGACCGCACCCCCGCCCTGAACAACGTCGTCGTCGCCGCCGGCCACAACATGCTCGGGCTCTCGATGGCGCCCGCCACGGGGAGGCTGGTCGCCGAGATCCTGGGCGAGCAGGCCCCTTTCCTCGACGTCGCGCCCTACCGCGTCGGCCGGTTTTAA
- a CDS encoding primary-amine oxidase, which yields MAANLSLLQSFTRLVVPPAAAILLSIPSPLVAQAIPAPDATPARPSRPATPKDLARHPLDPLGPAEIERTVAMLRNALRLSDRVRFVSIGLKEPPKEAVRQSPPAGAREAFVVLLDSATGRASEATVDLDKGTVASHKTLAEGVQPAIMIDELVEVEETARKSSLFREAMKKRGIEDLSLVMVDGWSAGHYGNEPPEDRGKRLVRALCWVRSEPFDNGYARPIENLAVVIDLNRKEVVRIEDYGDTPLPLKPGNWSHRYNKQNRADVKALEIEQPDGPSFALQGHEVAWQKWDLRIGFNPREGLILHQVRYDGRPVLYRASIAEMIVPYADPKASSYHKNVFDLGEYGLGMLANSLALGCDCLGTIRYLDAHMADSHGRLVTIKNAVCIHEEDAGLLWKHTDWRTGESDVRRSRRLAVSMVATVGNYDYGFYWYFYQDGSIQHEVKLTGIVNTTALKPGETARHGVEIAPRLTAPYHQHFFNVRLDFAVDGEANSLEEVNTRSEPAGPDNPYGGGFFAETTPLLKELEARRSTNAASARFWRIVNPTRKNSLGRPVAYRLCPGETTLPFAQPASPLIRRAGFLTSNLWATPFQADERFPAGEYPNQNPTPEGLPKWTQANRDIADRDLVLWYTFGQTHVPRLEDWPVMPVASVGFMLRPDGFFEGNPALDLPPPSP from the coding sequence ATGGCGGCAAACCTCTCGTTGTTGCAGAGCTTCACCCGGCTTGTCGTCCCGCCCGCAGCGGCGATCCTCCTGTCCATTCCGTCTCCACTCGTCGCCCAGGCGATCCCCGCGCCGGATGCGACCCCCGCCCGCCCGTCGCGACCCGCGACGCCGAAGGATCTTGCGCGCCATCCGCTCGACCCGCTCGGACCGGCCGAGATCGAGCGGACGGTTGCGATGCTCCGCAACGCGCTGCGGCTTTCCGACAGGGTCCGGTTCGTGTCGATCGGGCTCAAGGAACCTCCCAAGGAAGCCGTCCGCCAATCGCCCCCCGCCGGCGCCCGCGAGGCGTTCGTGGTGCTGCTCGACAGCGCGACGGGCCGGGCGTCCGAGGCGACCGTCGATCTCGACAAGGGGACGGTGGCGAGTCATAAAACCTTGGCCGAAGGGGTCCAGCCGGCGATCATGATCGACGAGCTGGTCGAAGTCGAGGAGACGGCCCGCAAGTCGTCGCTGTTCCGCGAGGCGATGAAGAAGCGGGGGATCGAGGACCTTTCCCTGGTCATGGTCGACGGCTGGTCGGCGGGGCATTACGGCAACGAGCCTCCGGAAGATCGCGGCAAGCGGCTGGTTCGCGCCCTGTGCTGGGTCCGCTCCGAGCCGTTCGACAACGGCTACGCCCGCCCAATCGAGAACCTGGCGGTAGTCATCGACCTCAACCGCAAGGAGGTCGTCCGGATCGAAGACTATGGCGACACGCCGCTTCCTCTCAAGCCGGGCAACTGGTCGCATCGCTACAACAAGCAGAATCGCGCCGACGTCAAGGCCCTGGAAATCGAGCAGCCGGACGGGCCGAGCTTCGCGCTCCAGGGGCATGAGGTCGCCTGGCAGAAGTGGGATCTCCGGATCGGCTTCAACCCTCGCGAGGGGCTGATCCTTCATCAGGTTCGTTACGACGGCCGGCCCGTTCTGTACCGGGCTTCGATCGCCGAGATGATCGTCCCCTACGCCGATCCCAAGGCGTCGTCCTACCACAAGAACGTTTTCGATCTGGGCGAGTACGGCCTGGGCATGCTGGCTAACTCGCTGGCCCTCGGCTGCGACTGCCTGGGAACGATTCGCTACCTCGACGCCCATATGGCCGACAGCCACGGCCGGCTCGTCACGATCAAGAACGCGGTCTGCATCCATGAGGAAGACGCAGGCCTCCTCTGGAAACACACCGACTGGCGGACCGGCGAATCGGACGTCCGCCGCTCGCGCCGGCTGGCCGTCTCGATGGTCGCCACCGTGGGGAACTACGACTACGGGTTCTACTGGTATTTCTATCAGGACGGATCGATCCAGCACGAGGTCAAGCTGACGGGCATCGTGAACACCACGGCCCTCAAACCCGGCGAAACCGCGCGCCACGGCGTCGAGATCGCCCCTCGCCTGACCGCGCCGTATCACCAGCATTTCTTCAACGTCCGGCTCGACTTCGCGGTGGACGGCGAGGCCAACAGCCTGGAAGAGGTCAACACCCGGAGCGAACCCGCCGGGCCCGACAACCCTTACGGCGGAGGCTTCTTCGCGGAGACCACTCCTCTCCTGAAGGAACTGGAAGCCCGACGCAGCACGAACGCAGCCTCGGCGCGGTTCTGGCGGATCGTCAATCCGACGCGGAAGAACAGTCTGGGCCGCCCCGTGGCGTATCGACTCTGTCCTGGCGAGACCACCCTGCCGTTCGCCCAGCCGGCCTCCCCGTTGATCCGCCGCGCGGGCTTCTTGACCAGCAACCTCTGGGCGACCCCGTTCCAGGCCGACGAGCGGTTCCCGGCCGGCGAGTACCCCAACCAGAACCCGACCCCCGAAGGCTTGCCGAAATGGACTCAGGCCAACCGCGACATCGCCGATCGAGACCTCGTCCTCTGGTACACCTTCGGCCAGACCCACGTCCCGCGTTTGGAAGACTGGCCGGTCATGCCCGTCGCCTCGGTCGGCTTCATGCTCCGCCCCGACGGCTTCTTCGAAGGCAACCCGGCCCTCGACCTACCGCCCCCTTCGCCCTGA
- a CDS encoding 4-hydroxyproline epimerase, translated as MRRIQVVDSHTGGEPTRVVVSGGPGLGRGSMAERLAVFRDRFDDFRSAVVNEPRGSDVMVGALLCEPTSPEAAAGVIFFNNVGYLGMCGHGTIGLGATLAHLGRIEPGTHRIETPVGDVTLTLDADGSVAFENVPSHRAAKGVAVDVPGLRRYVGDVAWGGNWFFLVEDHGETLDVANVERLTDVAWRIRRALDAQGVRTPDGHELDHVELFGPPTVAGADSRNFVLCPGKAYDRSPCGTGTSAKLACLVADGKLAEGRVWRQESIIGSVFEGSARIVDGAIRPRIRGTAYVNAEATLLIHPNDPFGSGIRI; from the coding sequence ATGCGTCGTATCCAGGTGGTCGACTCTCACACCGGGGGGGAGCCGACCCGCGTCGTCGTCTCGGGAGGCCCCGGCCTCGGGCGCGGGTCGATGGCCGAGCGGCTGGCCGTGTTCCGCGACCGGTTCGACGACTTCCGCTCGGCGGTCGTCAACGAACCGCGCGGTTCCGACGTCATGGTGGGCGCCCTGCTCTGCGAGCCGACGAGCCCCGAGGCGGCGGCCGGGGTGATCTTCTTCAACAACGTCGGCTACCTCGGCATGTGCGGCCACGGCACGATCGGCCTCGGGGCGACGCTCGCCCACCTGGGCCGGATCGAACCGGGAACGCACCGGATCGAGACGCCGGTCGGCGACGTGACCTTGACCCTCGACGCCGACGGCTCCGTCGCCTTCGAGAACGTGCCGAGCCATCGCGCGGCCAAGGGAGTTGCGGTCGACGTCCCCGGCCTCCGGCGCTACGTGGGCGACGTCGCCTGGGGAGGCAACTGGTTCTTCCTCGTCGAGGATCACGGCGAGACCCTCGACGTGGCGAACGTCGAGCGACTGACCGACGTCGCCTGGCGCATCCGCCGGGCGCTCGACGCCCAGGGCGTTCGCACCCCGGACGGTCATGAACTCGACCACGTCGAGTTGTTCGGTCCGCCGACCGTCGCCGGGGCCGACAGCCGCAATTTCGTCCTCTGCCCGGGCAAGGCGTACGACCGTTCCCCGTGCGGCACCGGCACGAGCGCCAAGCTCGCCTGTCTTGTGGCCGACGGCAAGCTGGCTGAAGGCCGGGTCTGGCGGCAGGAGAGCATCATCGGCAGCGTGTTCGAGGGCTCGGCGCGGATCGTCGACGGCGCGATCCGGCCGCGAATTCGCGGCACGGCCTACGTCAACGCCGAGGCGACCCTGCTGATTCATCCCAACGACCCCTTCGGTTCAGGCATCCGGATATGA
- a CDS encoding dihydrodipicolinate synthase family protein, translating into MTSAWRGVFPAATTQFQADQSLDIKATMRHLDRMIEAGVHGMIMLGTVGENCSLEYAEKLEVLKATVEHVGGRVPVLSGVAEYTTKLASRFAADAQKAGVDGLMVLPAMVYKADPREAVTHFRTVAKASDLPIMVYNNPVTYGVDLKPEMMADLADEPKLVAIKESSEDVRRITDLKNVCGSRYTLFCGVDDLVLESLMLGATGWISGLVNAFPAENRLLWDLAASGRWEEAVAVYRWYMPLLHLDTHVKLVQYIKLAVQECGLGTESVRAPRLTLVGDERERVLAVIRKGIADRPKPGKTA; encoded by the coding sequence ATGACAAGCGCATGGCGGGGCGTCTTTCCCGCGGCGACGACGCAGTTTCAAGCCGACCAGTCCCTCGACATCAAGGCGACGATGCGGCACCTCGACCGCATGATCGAGGCGGGCGTTCATGGGATGATCATGCTCGGCACCGTCGGCGAGAACTGCTCGCTCGAATACGCCGAGAAGCTGGAAGTCCTCAAGGCCACGGTCGAGCACGTCGGCGGCCGGGTTCCGGTGCTGTCGGGCGTCGCCGAGTACACCACGAAGCTCGCCAGCCGGTTCGCGGCCGACGCACAGAAGGCCGGCGTCGACGGTTTGATGGTCCTGCCCGCGATGGTCTACAAGGCCGACCCGCGCGAGGCCGTCACCCATTTCCGGACCGTCGCCAAGGCCTCCGACCTGCCGATCATGGTCTACAACAACCCGGTGACGTACGGCGTCGACCTCAAACCCGAGATGATGGCCGACCTCGCCGACGAACCCAAGCTGGTCGCGATCAAGGAGTCGTCGGAAGACGTGCGCCGGATCACCGACCTGAAGAACGTCTGCGGCAGTCGGTACACCCTGTTCTGCGGGGTCGACGATCTGGTTCTCGAAAGCCTGATGCTGGGCGCCACGGGCTGGATTTCGGGGCTCGTCAACGCCTTCCCGGCCGAGAACCGGCTGCTCTGGGACCTCGCCGCCTCGGGCCGCTGGGAGGAAGCCGTCGCGGTCTATCGCTGGTACATGCCGCTGCTGCACCTGGACACCCACGTCAAGCTCGTCCAGTACATCAAGCTGGCCGTGCAGGAGTGCGGACTGGGGACGGAGTCCGTGCGGGCTCCCCGGCTGACGCTGGTCGGCGACGAGCGCGAGCGCGTCCTCGCCGTTATTCGCAAGGGGATCGCCGATCGTCCCAAGCCGGGCAAAACCGCCTGA
- a CDS encoding S9 family peptidase — translation MKIIRRTVLFTRNPGIRCVPRRLTVVGLFILCVASTARGQGSKADYERAEGLQAATRAKVFKTSVRPHWLPGGERFWYRNDLPEQAREFILVDAAKAERRPAFDHARLAEALGKAVGKPQKAERLPVERIVVADGGAIHFEAEGKAWRFDPTTGELKDAPLPVVEEPKEPSSRRGRREASQESPRADDSPDGKFAVVVRDRNVVLREKATGESTPLSFDGSEVDAYQPRVFWSPDSKRFVALRTARGDRRVVQMIESSPRGQLQPKLHEQDYLKPGDKVAVTRPRLFDVEGCKEIPIKDDLAPNPWSIDEFRWSPDSSRFTFLYNQRGHQVLRIVTVDAKTGEVKPIVDEQSKTFIDYSSKTYALHLDKTHELIWMSERDGWNHLHLIDAGSGKVKNQITRGPWLVLGVERVDEELRQVWFRAGGIHADQDPYHVHYARVNFDGSGLVALTAGDGTHQIDYSPDRKYLVDTYSRVDLPPVIEVRKVEDGSLVCELERADASALKATGWKPPERFVAKGRDGATDVYGVIFRPSTYRKNQKYPVIESIYAGPQGAFVPKRFTSFHPHQALAELGFIVVQIDGMGTNWRSKAFHDVCWKNLADAGFPDRILWMKAAAEKDKAMDLSRVGIYGGSAGGQNALGGLLTHPEFYKAGAADCGCHDNRMDKIWWNEQWMGWPIGPHYAEQSNVTMASKLQGKLLLTVGELDRNVDPASTMQVVDALIKADKDFDLIVFPGADHGAGGSPYGERRRRDFFVRHLLGVEPRSQ, via the coding sequence ATGAAGATCATCCGGAGAACCGTCTTGTTCACCCGAAATCCTGGAATTCGATGCGTTCCGCGTCGTTTGACGGTCGTCGGCCTGTTCATCCTCTGCGTCGCGTCGACCGCTCGCGGCCAGGGATCGAAGGCCGACTACGAGCGCGCCGAGGGGCTGCAAGCGGCGACCCGCGCCAAGGTCTTCAAGACGTCGGTACGGCCGCACTGGCTGCCAGGCGGGGAACGGTTCTGGTACCGCAACGACCTGCCGGAACAGGCCAGGGAGTTCATCCTCGTCGATGCGGCGAAGGCCGAGAGGCGGCCGGCTTTCGACCACGCGCGGCTGGCTGAAGCGCTCGGCAAGGCGGTCGGCAAGCCCCAGAAGGCCGAGCGACTGCCCGTCGAGCGGATCGTCGTCGCCGACGGCGGGGCGATCCATTTCGAGGCCGAGGGCAAAGCCTGGCGTTTCGACCCCACGACGGGCGAACTCAAAGACGCGCCGCTACCCGTGGTCGAGGAACCCAAGGAGCCCTCCAGCCGGCGGGGCCGACGCGAGGCTTCTCAGGAATCGCCCCGCGCCGACGACTCACCCGACGGCAAGTTCGCGGTCGTCGTCCGCGACCGCAACGTCGTCCTCCGGGAGAAGGCGACGGGCGAATCGACCCCTCTCAGCTTCGACGGCTCGGAGGTCGACGCCTACCAGCCGCGCGTTTTCTGGTCGCCCGATTCCAAACGGTTCGTCGCGCTGCGGACCGCCCGAGGCGATCGCCGGGTCGTCCAGATGATCGAGTCGTCGCCCCGGGGCCAGCTCCAGCCCAAGCTGCACGAGCAGGATTACTTGAAGCCGGGCGACAAGGTGGCGGTCACGCGTCCGCGTCTGTTCGACGTCGAGGGATGCAAGGAGATCCCGATCAAGGACGACCTGGCGCCCAACCCCTGGAGCATCGACGAATTCCGATGGTCGCCCGATTCCAGCCGGTTCACGTTTCTCTACAACCAGCGCGGGCACCAGGTCCTCCGGATCGTCACCGTCGATGCGAAGACCGGCGAGGTGAAGCCGATCGTGGACGAGCAGAGCAAGACGTTCATCGACTACTCGTCGAAAACTTACGCGTTGCATCTCGACAAGACGCATGAGTTGATCTGGATGTCGGAGCGCGACGGCTGGAACCACCTGCACCTGATCGACGCGGGCTCCGGGAAGGTCAAGAACCAGATCACCCGGGGGCCCTGGCTGGTGCTCGGCGTCGAGCGCGTCGACGAGGAGCTTCGCCAGGTCTGGTTCCGCGCGGGGGGGATTCACGCCGATCAGGACCCGTACCACGTCCATTACGCGCGGGTGAATTTCGATGGATCAGGCCTGGTCGCTCTGACCGCCGGCGACGGGACCCATCAGATCGACTACTCGCCCGATCGAAAATACCTTGTCGACACCTACTCGCGCGTCGACCTGCCCCCCGTGATCGAGGTCCGCAAGGTCGAGGACGGCAGCCTGGTTTGCGAGCTTGAGCGCGCCGACGCGTCGGCCCTGAAGGCGACCGGTTGGAAGCCGCCCGAGCGATTCGTCGCCAAGGGGAGGGACGGCGCGACCGACGTCTACGGCGTGATCTTCCGGCCCTCCACGTATCGCAAGAACCAGAAATACCCGGTGATCGAGAGCATCTACGCGGGGCCTCAGGGGGCCTTCGTCCCCAAGCGGTTCACGTCCTTCCACCCGCACCAGGCGCTCGCCGAGCTGGGCTTCATCGTGGTCCAGATCGACGGCATGGGGACCAACTGGCGGTCGAAGGCGTTCCACGACGTCTGCTGGAAGAACCTGGCCGACGCGGGGTTCCCGGACCGCATCCTCTGGATGAAGGCCGCCGCCGAGAAGGACAAGGCGATGGACCTGTCGCGCGTCGGGATCTACGGCGGTTCGGCGGGCGGCCAGAACGCGCTCGGAGGCTTGCTGACGCACCCCGAGTTCTACAAGGCCGGCGCGGCGGACTGTGGCTGCCACGACAATCGTATGGACAAGATCTGGTGGAACGAACAATGGATGGGATGGCCGATCGGCCCCCATTACGCCGAGCAGTCGAACGTGACGATGGCGAGCAAGCTCCAGGGCAAGCTGCTGCTGACCGTGGGCGAACTCGACCGCAACGTCGATCCGGCCTCGACGATGCAGGTGGTCGACGCGCTCATCAAGGCTGACAAAGATTTCGATCTGATCGTCTTCCCCGGCGCTGACCACGGGGCCGGCGGCAGCCCCTACGGCGAGCGTCGCCGCCGGGATTTCTTCGTCCGGCACCTGCTCGGCGTCGAGCCGCGCAGCCAGTAG
- the ybaK gene encoding Cys-tRNA(Pro) deacylase encodes MAIAKTNAVRLLERLEVTFELREYEVDPDHLDAETVAAKIGLPPEQVFKTLVARGDKQGVCLAVVPADCELDLKALAKATGDKKIETVALKEVEPLTGYIRGGVTALACKKAYPVYLEETAELFDVISVSAGVRGVQVLLAPGDYIRVVDAKVAAIAKVKSG; translated from the coding sequence GTGGCGATCGCCAAGACCAATGCGGTCCGGCTGCTCGAACGGCTGGAGGTGACGTTCGAGCTGAGAGAGTACGAGGTCGATCCCGATCATCTCGACGCGGAGACGGTCGCGGCGAAGATCGGCCTGCCCCCGGAACAGGTGTTCAAGACGCTCGTCGCGAGGGGCGACAAGCAGGGCGTCTGCCTGGCGGTCGTCCCGGCCGACTGCGAGCTGGACCTGAAAGCGCTGGCGAAGGCGACGGGCGATAAGAAGATCGAGACCGTGGCCCTGAAGGAGGTCGAACCGTTGACCGGCTACATTCGCGGAGGGGTGACGGCTTTAGCCTGCAAGAAGGCCTATCCGGTCTACCTGGAGGAAACGGCCGAGCTGTTCGACGTGATCTCGGTCTCGGCCGGGGTCCGCGGGGTTCAGGTCTTGCTCGCGCCGGGGGATTACATCCGGGTCGTCGATGCGAAGGTCGCCGCGATCGCCAAGGTGAAGTCGGGCTGA